The Topomyia yanbarensis strain Yona2022 chromosome 3, ASM3024719v1, whole genome shotgun sequence nucleotide sequence GAAGAGAAAGTTGAAACTCCTATTGCAAAACCGAAGAAGACATTGCATCAAAAGATTGTTGAAAGAGAGGTGAGTTCTATGAATTGTATTTCAATCCACAATTAAAACGTGTTTTTGAATTATAGAAACAAAAACTAGAAGAATTAGAGCGACGGAAAGCAGAGCAAGAAAATGAAAACATGACTCCCGAACAGAAATTGGCAGAAAAACTCCGACTTCAAAAGCTTCAGGAGGAATCCGATTTGAAAACCGCCATGGAAACCTTTGGGGTGACTGCACCTATCGGAGGGATAGACGGAATGCATCCAACCAATAAAGAAGAATTTACCGAACTGGCTGATGCCATCACGAAGAAGCTCTCAAACTACAGGAGTGATCCCGAGTATCCTAATTTCCTCGAAGATTTAGTCACTAAAATATTTGCAAGTTGTGAGTACAAATTCTATATTGACAAAGCTGAAAGCTTATAGTTTGAATTCCTCCTAGTACCGTCTGCCAATATTAGGAAAGTGAAAGGAGCACTAGATAACCTCTTCCTAGAGAAACA carries:
- the LOC131694188 gene encoding eukaryotic translation initiation factor 3 subunit J, producing MEEDWEQLSEREKVVLPIKKPVANKWDGEDEEEEVKDSWEDEDEVEEKKDEEKVETPIAKPKKTLHQKIVEREKQKLEELERRKAEQENENMTPEQKLAEKLRLQKLQEESDLKTAMETFGVTAPIGGIDGMHPTNKEEFTELADAITKKLSNYRSDPEYPNFLEDLVTKIFASLPSANIRKVKGALDNLFLEKQKLEKGDKPKKSKGGKVKARLRMDGENTNFDEYPTKYDDYDEFDDFM